A single region of the Camelus ferus isolate YT-003-E chromosome 2, BCGSAC_Cfer_1.0, whole genome shotgun sequence genome encodes:
- the PIGY gene encoding phosphatidylinositol N-acetylglucosaminyltransferase subunit Y, translating into MFLSLPTLTVLIPLVSLAGLLYSASVEENFPQGCTSTASLCFYSLLLPITIPVYVFFHLWTWMGIKLFRHN; encoded by the coding sequence ATGTTTTTGTCTCTCCCTACACTGACTGTCCTTATTCCCTTGGTGTCATTAGCAGGACTGTTATACTCAGCCTCTGTGGAAGAAAACTTCCCACAGGGCTGCACGAGCACAGCCAGCCTGTGCTTTTACAGTCTGCTCTTGCCGATCACCATCCCCGTTTATGTGTTCTTCCACCTTTGGACTTGGATGGGTATTAAACTCTTCAGGCATAACTGA
- the PYURF gene encoding protein preY, mitochondrial — MLSGACGRLASALRGTLAPPSAVARRCLHASGSLSSAEKSERTRKPPQAFDPALLEFLVCPLSKKPLRYEASTNELINEELGIAYPVIDGIPNMIPQAARMTHQNKKQEETERH; from the exons ATGCTGAGCGGAGCGTGCGGCCGGCTCGCCTCAGCGCTGCGGGGGACACTCGCGCCGCCATCCGCCGTCGCCCGGAGGTGCCTGCACGCGTCAGGGTCGCTGTCGTCCGCCGAGAAAAGCGAGAGGACGAGGAAGCCGCCCCAGGCCTTCGACCCGGCGCTGCTGGAGTTCCTGGTGTGCCCGCTCTCCAAGAAGCCGCTCAG ATATGAAGCATCGACAAATGAATTGATTAATGAAGAGTTAGGAATAGCCTATCCAGTTATTGATGGGATTCCTAATATGATACCACAGGCAGCTAGGATGACACATCAGAATAAGAAGCAAGAAGAAACGGAGCGGCATTAG